One genomic region from Paramormyrops kingsleyae isolate MSU_618 chromosome 24, PKINGS_0.4, whole genome shotgun sequence encodes:
- the psmb6 gene encoding proteasome subunit beta type-6: MAASMTAMRAQHLSSVNDLVPDWVRQEVSTGTTIMAVEFEGGVVIGADSRTTTGAYIANRVTDKLTPIHERIYCCRSGSAADTQAIADAVTYQLGFHSIELDEPPLVQTAANLFKEMCYRYREELMAGIIVAGWDKRWGGQVYTVPMGGMLVRQPVSVGGSGSSYIYGFVDSNYKSKMSKEECLKFVTQALSLAMERDGSSGGVARLATITETGVERQVILGNQLPKLFSG, from the exons ATGGCGGCGTCTATGACAGCTATGAGAGCTCAGCATCTTTCTTCTGTTAATGATTTGGTACCGGACTGGGTCCGTCAGGAAGTCAGCACCGGG ACAACAATCATGGCAGTCGAATTTGAAGGAGGGGTGGTGATCGGCGCCGACTCCCGAACGACCACTGG agcttACATCGCTAACAGAGTGACGGACAAGCTCACGCCCATCCACGAGCGCATCTATTGCTGCCGCTCCGGATCCGCCGCCGACACCCAGGCCATCGCCGATGCCGTCACCTACCAGCTGGGCTTCCACAG TATCGAGCTGGATGAGCCCCCACTGGTGCAGACGGCTGCCAACTTGTTCAAGGAGATGTGCTATAGATACAGGGAGGAGCTGATGGCCGGGATCATCGTGGCCGGCTGGGACAAGCGGTGGGGCGGACAG gtataTACGGTGCCCATGGGGGGCATGCTGGTGAGGCAGCCAGTCTCGGTGGGCGGCTCTGGCAGCTCCTACATCTACGGCTTTGTGGACTCCAACTACAAGTCCAAGATGAGTAAGGAGGAGTGCCTGAAGTTCGTGACACAGG CCCTGAGCCTGGCTATGGAGAGGGACGGCTCCAGCGGGGGGGTCGCACGCCTGGCCACCATCACCGAGACGGGCGTGGAGCGACAGGTCATTCTGGGGAACCAGCTGCCGAAGTTATTCAGCGGCTGA